In Chryseobacterium gleum, a single genomic region encodes these proteins:
- the moaCB gene encoding bifunctional molybdenum cofactor biosynthesis protein MoaC/MoaB, translating to MVNITHKNNTLRKAMAEAVLSVSSQETIDAIVNNSVPKGNVFEMSKTAGLFAAKKTSDVIPDCHPIPIEYTSIQFEIRDLEIYITSEIHTIYKTGVEVEAMHSASVVALTMYDMLKPIDKNIEIRNIRLIEKKGGKSDLKDSGVGINASVIVCSDSIFAGKKEDKAGKAIISALEKNLVSIDDYIIIPDEIVEIQSKINFYVQNGISLVMITGGTGLSKRDVTPEAVRPLLEREIPGVAEAIRNYGQLRTPYSMLSRSIAGMIGETLVIALPGSTKGAEESMDAIFPGILHIYKIINGGKH from the coding sequence ATGGTTAATATTACTCATAAAAATAATACCCTCAGAAAAGCTATGGCTGAGGCTGTCCTGAGCGTTAGTTCACAAGAAACGATTGATGCGATTGTCAACAATTCTGTTCCGAAGGGCAATGTTTTTGAGATGTCAAAAACGGCGGGATTATTTGCTGCCAAAAAAACCAGTGATGTTATTCCTGATTGTCATCCTATTCCGATAGAATATACTTCCATACAATTTGAGATCAGAGATTTGGAAATTTATATCACATCTGAAATTCATACAATTTATAAAACCGGGGTAGAAGTCGAGGCGATGCATTCAGCTTCTGTTGTGGCACTCACAATGTATGATATGCTGAAACCGATTGATAAAAATATAGAAATCAGAAATATCAGACTGATCGAGAAAAAAGGTGGTAAATCAGACCTCAAGGATTCTGGAGTGGGAATTAACGCTTCCGTAATAGTTTGTTCAGACAGTATTTTTGCAGGGAAAAAAGAAGATAAAGCAGGAAAGGCGATTATTTCAGCATTGGAGAAAAACCTCGTGAGTATTGATGATTATATCATTATTCCTGACGAGATTGTGGAAATTCAAAGCAAAATAAACTTTTACGTCCAAAACGGAATTTCCCTTGTAATGATCACTGGAGGAACAGGACTTTCGAAAAGAGATGTAACACCGGAAGCAGTTCGTCCGCTTTTAGAAAGAGAAATTCCCGGAGTTGCAGAAGCCATTAGAAATTACGGACAATTACGAACTCCTTATTCAATGCTTTCCAGAAGTATTGCCGGAATGATTGGTGAGACATTGGTCATTGCACTTCCTGGTTCTACAAAAGGAGCGGAGGAGTCAATGGATGCGATATTTCCTGGAATTTTACATATCTATAAAATAATAAATGGAGGCAAGCATTAA